The following are encoded together in the Streptomyces sp. NBC_01465 genome:
- the pknB gene encoding Stk1 family PASTA domain-containing Ser/Thr kinase — translation MDTTLQDPLVGQLLDGRYRVEARIAVGGMATVYRAVDTRLDRVLALKVMHPALAADAAFVERFIREAKSVARLAHPNVVGVFDQGAQGAYVYLAMEYVAGCTLRDVLRDRGALQPRAALDILEPVLAALGAAHRAGFVHRDMKPENVLIGDDGRVKVADFGLVRAVDTVTSTTGTLLGTVSYLAPEQIEHGTADPRVDVYACGVVLYEMLTGAKPHTGETPAQVLYRHLNEDVPPPSAAVPGLAAALDDLVAAATARNPELRPYDAVALLGMVQEARAALADEQLDAVPPQARTVEQSGTEDRTSVIPRALPAEDAVHRTSRLEMAPLPPHPPQSAHPPRRRRSRRGPIAIVAALLLVLGLGAGVWYINSGQFTRVPSLLGQTQKEAKARLASAGLDVKKINHDFSDSYTRGTVMASDPTSGTRIRDNGSVTITVSDGPRVVTVPDVTGKTLAEARAELKRKGLAPGLVTREFNDSVDQGSVISTDPAPGTERNADSAVAITVSKGSPVDVPGVIGETEDDARSALEDEGFKVVIAPERVDSAEDEGSVAQQSPAEDAQAAAGDTITLTISNGPKPVEVPDVVGESIADATKDLKEAGFDVKVDRAFPFLSDTIASQSVDGGETALQGDTITIKTKGL, via the coding sequence GTGGATACGACCCTCCAGGACCCCCTCGTCGGGCAGCTGCTCGACGGCCGCTACCGGGTAGAGGCGCGCATCGCCGTCGGTGGCATGGCCACGGTCTACCGGGCCGTCGACACCCGCCTCGACCGCGTGCTCGCCCTCAAGGTGATGCACCCGGCCCTCGCCGCCGACGCCGCTTTCGTCGAGCGGTTCATCCGCGAGGCCAAGTCCGTCGCGCGCCTCGCCCACCCCAATGTGGTCGGCGTCTTCGACCAGGGCGCGCAGGGTGCGTACGTCTATCTCGCGATGGAGTACGTCGCCGGGTGCACCCTGCGCGACGTGCTCCGCGACCGCGGCGCGCTGCAGCCGCGCGCGGCCCTGGACATCCTGGAGCCGGTCCTGGCCGCGCTCGGCGCAGCCCACCGCGCCGGTTTCGTCCACCGGGACATGAAGCCGGAGAACGTCCTGATAGGGGACGACGGCCGGGTGAAGGTCGCCGACTTCGGTCTCGTACGGGCCGTGGACACGGTGACGAGCACCACCGGCACCCTGCTGGGCACGGTCTCCTATCTGGCGCCCGAGCAGATCGAGCACGGCACGGCCGACCCGCGCGTGGACGTCTACGCCTGCGGTGTCGTCCTGTACGAGATGCTGACCGGCGCCAAGCCGCACACCGGCGAGACCCCGGCCCAGGTCCTCTACCGCCATCTGAACGAGGACGTGCCCCCGCCGTCCGCCGCCGTCCCCGGCCTCGCGGCCGCCCTCGACGACCTGGTCGCGGCCGCGACCGCGCGCAATCCCGAGCTCCGTCCGTACGACGCGGTGGCCCTGCTCGGCATGGTCCAGGAGGCCCGCGCCGCACTCGCCGACGAGCAGCTGGACGCGGTCCCGCCACAGGCCAGGACCGTGGAGCAGAGCGGCACCGAGGACCGTACGAGCGTGATTCCACGCGCCCTGCCCGCCGAGGACGCCGTACACCGCACGAGCCGCCTCGAGATGGCGCCCCTGCCCCCGCACCCGCCGCAGTCGGCGCACCCCCCGCGGCGCCGGCGCAGCAGACGCGGACCGATCGCGATCGTCGCCGCCCTGCTGCTCGTCCTCGGGCTCGGCGCCGGGGTCTGGTACATCAACTCGGGCCAGTTCACCCGCGTGCCTTCGCTCCTCGGCCAGACCCAGAAGGAGGCCAAGGCGCGGCTCGCCTCGGCCGGGCTCGACGTGAAGAAGATCAACCACGACTTCAGCGACAGCTACACCCGTGGCACGGTCATGGCCTCCGACCCCACGTCCGGCACCCGTATCCGCGACAACGGTTCGGTGACCATCACGGTCTCCGACGGCCCCCGGGTCGTGACGGTCCCCGACGTCACGGGCAAGACCCTGGCCGAGGCCCGGGCCGAGCTCAAGCGCAAGGGTCTCGCGCCCGGTCTGGTCACCCGCGAGTTCAACGACTCCGTCGACCAGGGCAGTGTCATCTCGACGGACCCGGCCCCCGGCACCGAGCGCAACGCGGACTCCGCCGTGGCCATCACCGTCTCCAAGGGTTCGCCCGTCGACGTCCCCGGCGTCATCGGCGAAACCGAGGACGACGCCCGCTCCGCCCTGGAGGACGAGGGGTTCAAGGTCGTGATCGCGCCGGAGCGGGTCGACTCCGCCGAGGACGAGGGCTCCGTCGCACAGCAGTCCCCGGCCGAGGACGCGCAGGCGGCCGCGGGCGACACCATCACCCTCACGATCTCCAACGGCCCGAAGCCCGTCGAGGTCCCCGACGTCGTCGGCGAGAGCATCGCCGACGCCACGAAGGACCTGAAGGAGGCGGGCTTCGACGTCAAGGTCGACCGCGCCTTCCCCTTCCTCTCCGACACGATCGCGAGCCAGTCCGTGGACGGCGGCGAGACGGCCCTGCAGGGCGACACCATCACCATCAAGACCAAGGGACTCTGA
- a CDS encoding deoxyribonuclease IV, which yields MRNPIGGHVPVAGGLAKVGLSYARELGAETVQVFVANPRGWATPAGNPAQDEQFRAECAAESIPAYVHAPYLINFGSHTEATVEKSVESLRHSLRRGREIGALGVVVHTGSATGGRPRAEALAQVRTHLLPLLDELTHDDDPFLLLESTAGQGSSLCSRTWDFGPYFEALDSHPKLGVCLDTCHIFAAGHDLAGPGGMKQTLDLLVDTVGEGRLKLIHANDSKDVTGAHKDRHENIGAGHIGEEPFRELLAHPATEGVPLIIETPGGTEGHKADVELLKSLRP from the coding sequence ATGCGCAACCCCATCGGCGGCCATGTCCCCGTGGCCGGCGGCCTCGCCAAGGTCGGCCTCTCGTACGCACGCGAACTCGGCGCCGAGACCGTCCAGGTCTTCGTCGCCAATCCGCGCGGCTGGGCCACTCCGGCCGGGAACCCGGCCCAGGACGAGCAGTTCAGGGCCGAATGCGCGGCCGAGTCGATCCCGGCGTACGTCCACGCCCCGTATCTGATCAACTTCGGCTCGCACACCGAGGCGACGGTGGAGAAGTCGGTGGAGTCGCTGCGCCACTCGCTGCGCCGTGGCCGCGAGATCGGCGCGCTGGGCGTGGTGGTGCACACCGGTTCGGCGACCGGCGGCCGCCCGCGCGCGGAGGCGCTCGCGCAGGTACGCACCCATCTGCTGCCCCTGCTCGACGAGCTGACCCACGACGACGACCCGTTCCTGCTCCTCGAGTCGACCGCCGGCCAGGGCTCCTCGCTCTGCTCGCGCACCTGGGACTTCGGCCCGTACTTCGAGGCGCTGGACTCCCACCCGAAGCTGGGCGTCTGCCTGGACACCTGCCACATCTTCGCCGCGGGCCACGATCTGGCGGGCCCCGGCGGTATGAAGCAGACCCTCGACCTGCTGGTGGACACGGTCGGCGAGGGCCGCCTCAAGCTGATCCACGCCAACGACTCCAAGGACGTGACCGGCGCGCACAAGGACCGTCACGAGAACATCGGCGCAGGTCACATCGGCGAGGAGCCGTTCCGCGAGCTGCTCGCGCATCCGGCGACCGAGGGCGTTCCGCTGATCATCGAGACCCCCGGCGGCACGGAAGGACACAAGGCGGACGTGGAGCTGCTGAAGTCTCTGCGCCCTTGA
- a CDS encoding DUF4396 domain-containing protein, producing MQHDTHAEHAHHDHEAHDHAAHEHHGASTGKVTWSTAAQATLHCLTGCAIGEILGMVIGTALGWGNMPTMITAIVLAFFFGYALTLRSVTKAGVDFRTAFRVALAADTLSIAVMELIDNGVIALWPDAMDATLADALFWGALAASLVLAFLVTTPVNKWMIGRGKGHAVVHQYHH from the coding sequence ATGCAGCACGACACGCACGCCGAGCACGCGCACCACGACCACGAGGCGCACGACCACGCAGCCCACGAGCACCACGGCGCGAGCACCGGCAAGGTCACCTGGTCGACGGCCGCCCAGGCCACCCTCCACTGCCTCACGGGCTGCGCCATCGGCGAGATCCTCGGCATGGTCATCGGCACCGCGCTCGGCTGGGGCAACATGCCGACGATGATCACCGCGATCGTCCTGGCGTTCTTCTTCGGTTACGCCCTGACCCTGCGCTCGGTCACCAAGGCCGGCGTCGACTTCAGGACCGCCTTCCGGGTCGCCCTCGCCGCCGACACCCTCTCGATCGCTGTGATGGAGCTGATCGACAACGGAGTGATCGCGCTGTGGCCCGACGCCATGGACGCCACGCTCGCGGACGCCCTCTTCTGGGGCGCGCTCGCGGCGTCGCTGGTCCTCGCGTTCCTCGTCACCACACCCGTCAACAAGTGGATGATCGGCCGCGGCAAGGGCCACGCGGTGGTCCACCAGTACCACCACTGA
- a CDS encoding sulfite oxidase-like oxidoreductase produces MDQSELPPGQRLQRGWPVTHYGPVPKFKPERWEFRVFGATADGDKHCWNHEEFSALPFSTVVADLHCVTKFSMLGAEWGGVLARTLIELAPPAPDVTHVMVWAEYGYSANLRLEDFTSERTVFATHKAGDLLTAEHGFPLRLVIPHLYAWKGPKWVRGVEYMTADRRGFWEERGYHNLGDPWREQRYSYQEEPGEGPEL; encoded by the coding sequence ATGGATCAGTCCGAGCTTCCGCCGGGACAACGGCTGCAGCGTGGCTGGCCGGTGACGCACTACGGGCCCGTCCCGAAATTCAAGCCCGAGCGCTGGGAGTTCCGGGTCTTCGGGGCCACCGCCGACGGCGACAAGCACTGCTGGAACCACGAGGAGTTCTCGGCCCTGCCGTTCTCCACGGTGGTTGCCGATCTGCACTGCGTCACGAAATTCTCCATGCTGGGAGCCGAATGGGGCGGCGTGCTCGCCCGTACGCTCATCGAGCTGGCACCACCGGCGCCCGATGTCACCCACGTCATGGTCTGGGCCGAGTACGGCTACAGCGCCAACCTGCGGCTCGAGGACTTCACCTCCGAGCGCACGGTCTTCGCCACCCACAAGGCCGGTGACCTGCTCACCGCCGAACACGGCTTCCCGCTTCGCCTGGTGATTCCGCATCTGTACGCGTGGAAGGGGCCCAAGTGGGTCCGCGGCGTCGAGTACATGACGGCGGACCGCCGGGGCTTCTGGGAGGAGCGGGGCTACCACAACCTCGGCGACCCCTGGCGCGAGCAGCGCTACTCGTACCAGGAGGAGCCGGGCGAAGGCCCCGAGCTGTAG
- the bfr gene encoding bacterioferritin has product MQGDTEVIEFLNEQLTAELTAINQYFLHAKMQENFGWTKLAAYTRSESIDEMKHAEILTDRILFLDGLPNYQRLFHVRVGQTVTEMFQADRQVEVEAIDRLKRGIEVMRGKGDITSANIFESILADEEHHIDYLDTQLELVEKLGEPLYIAQLIEQPSGA; this is encoded by the coding sequence ATGCAGGGCGACACCGAGGTCATCGAGTTCCTCAACGAGCAGCTGACCGCCGAACTCACCGCCATCAACCAGTACTTCCTGCACGCGAAGATGCAGGAGAACTTCGGCTGGACGAAGCTCGCGGCGTACACCCGTTCCGAGTCGATCGACGAGATGAAGCACGCGGAGATCCTGACCGACCGGATCCTCTTCCTGGACGGTCTGCCGAACTACCAGCGGCTCTTCCACGTGCGCGTCGGCCAGACGGTCACCGAGATGTTCCAGGCGGACCGCCAGGTCGAGGTCGAGGCCATCGACCGCCTGAAGCGCGGCATCGAGGTCATGCGCGGCAAGGGTGACATCACGTCGGCCAACATCTTCGAGTCGATCCTCGCGGACGAGGAGCACCACATCGACTATCTCGACACCCAGCTGGAGCTGGTGGAGAAGCTCGGTGAGCCGCTCTACATCGCGCAGCTGATCGAGCAGCCGAGCGGGGCCTGA
- a CDS encoding (2Fe-2S)-binding protein, translating into MNRVYVCSCFGVTEKQVKAHADAGACTPRQIASACKAGTDCGGCVRRIQALLGRGACPQRELIDQGVPALVAEQDPVGLSALPEAA; encoded by the coding sequence GTGAACCGCGTGTACGTCTGCTCGTGCTTCGGCGTCACCGAGAAGCAGGTCAAGGCCCACGCGGACGCCGGTGCCTGCACTCCGCGCCAGATAGCCTCCGCCTGCAAGGCCGGCACCGACTGCGGCGGCTGCGTACGACGGATCCAGGCCCTGCTCGGCCGCGGTGCCTGTCCGCAGCGCGAGCTCATCGACCAGGGCGTACCGGCGCTGGTTGCCGAACAGGACCCTGTCGGGCTCTCCGCGCTTCCCGAAGCCGCCTAG
- a CDS encoding class II 3-deoxy-7-phosphoheptulonate synthase, with translation MERVTVNVNTWRDLPAAQQPEYPDAEALRDVIADLESYPPLVFAGECDQLRARLGAVAKGEAFLLQGGDCAEAFDAVSADHIRAKLKTLLQMSAVLTYAASVPVVKVGRIAGQYSKPRSKGTETRDGVTLPTYRGDSVNGFAFDEKSRIPDPERLKRMYNASASTLNLVRAFTTGGYADLRQVHAWNQDFVKSSPSGQRYEQLAREIDNALNFMKACGTDPAEFKAVEFYASHEALLLDYESALTRIDSRTGKLYDTSGHMVWVGERTRQLDHAHIEFASRISNPIGVKLGPTTTPEDALTYIERLDPDREPGRLTFIVRMGADKVRDKLPNLVEKVTASGAQVVWVTDPMHGNTFEAASGHKTRRFDDVLDEVKGFFEVHKGLGTHPGGIHVELTGDDVTECVGGGDEIFVDDLHQRYETACDPRLNRSQSLDLAFLVAEMYRDQ, from the coding sequence GTGGAGCGCGTGACCGTGAACGTAAACACCTGGCGAGACCTTCCCGCGGCGCAGCAGCCCGAGTACCCCGATGCCGAGGCTCTGCGCGATGTGATCGCGGACCTCGAGTCGTATCCGCCGCTCGTCTTCGCAGGCGAGTGCGACCAGCTGCGTGCCCGACTGGGAGCCGTCGCCAAGGGCGAGGCGTTCCTGCTGCAGGGCGGCGACTGTGCCGAGGCCTTCGACGCCGTATCCGCAGATCACATCCGTGCCAAGCTCAAGACCCTGCTCCAGATGAGCGCCGTCCTCACCTACGCGGCCTCCGTGCCGGTGGTCAAGGTCGGCCGCATCGCCGGGCAGTACTCCAAGCCGCGCTCCAAGGGCACCGAGACCCGCGACGGCGTCACCCTGCCCACGTACCGCGGTGACTCCGTCAACGGCTTCGCCTTCGACGAGAAGTCCCGTATCCCGGACCCCGAGCGCCTCAAGCGGATGTACAACGCGTCCGCCTCGACGCTCAACCTGGTCCGCGCCTTCACCACCGGCGGCTACGCCGACCTGCGCCAGGTGCACGCCTGGAACCAGGACTTCGTGAAGTCGTCGCCCTCCGGCCAGCGCTACGAGCAGCTCGCCCGCGAGATCGACAACGCGCTGAACTTCATGAAGGCGTGCGGCACCGACCCGGCCGAGTTCAAGGCGGTCGAGTTCTACGCGTCGCACGAGGCGCTGCTCCTCGACTACGAGTCGGCGCTGACCCGCATCGATTCCCGTACGGGCAAGCTGTACGACACCTCGGGCCACATGGTCTGGGTCGGCGAGCGCACCCGGCAGCTGGACCACGCGCACATCGAGTTCGCGTCGCGGATCAGCAACCCGATCGGTGTGAAGCTCGGCCCGACGACCACCCCGGAGGACGCGCTCACGTACATCGAGCGCCTCGACCCCGACCGCGAGCCCGGCCGGCTGACCTTCATCGTCCGCATGGGCGCCGACAAGGTTCGCGACAAGCTGCCGAACCTGGTCGAGAAGGTCACCGCCTCCGGCGCCCAGGTCGTCTGGGTGACCGACCCGATGCACGGCAACACCTTCGAGGCGGCTTCGGGCCACAAGACCCGCCGCTTCGACGACGTGCTCGACGAGGTCAAGGGCTTCTTCGAGGTCCACAAGGGCCTGGGCACGCACCCCGGCGGCATCCACGTCGAGCTCACCGGTGACGACGTCACCGAGTGCGTGGGCGGCGGCGACGAGATCTTCGTCGACGACCTGCACCAGCGCTACGAGACGGCCTGCGACCCGCGCCTGAACCGCAGCCAGTCCCTGGACCTGGCGTTCCTGGTCGCCGAGATGTACCGCGACCAGTAG
- a CDS encoding N-acetylmuramoyl-L-alanine amidase gives MSAIAAALVAGSTGTTAFATPDASLQSQFAEAARKYRVPQSVLMAVSYRQTLWETHGGQPSTTGAYNVMGLTRVRPQDMEQPSAVERLAGFDRSGDPAVVKRSGAGHAPGSGRADVDTDDPRLHTLERAARLIGAPADSLQRDSATSIRAGAALLAAYQREAGGALPKDPGGWYPAVARYSQSSDGAGSQLFASRVFDSIRSGESRTTADGERVVLPADPSVTPVVAATSYARTTATPKPECPAALRCTFVPAGYAANSAPDDYGDYNVANRPAGGEDIRQIVIHDTEGGYEGSLEHFKNPAVYASTHYLIRASDGLVTQMVRTKDEAWHAANKTVNMHSIGIEHEGYAIKAGSWYTEPQYESSAALVKYLAARFSVPLDREHIIGHDEVPGVLDGSVASQHWDPGPFWDWNHYMSLLGAPVRATSKGGPPKAGQLVRYAPPFTRANRPKLTNDGAPVAAQPANFGYLYTAPSTGAPVVTDPYLGSPLWSDGANWADKIVAGGAYVVAESRPGWTAVWYGGHKAWFANPGGRFTVPVSTRSVTAKAGAKSVPVYGRAYPEKAAYAGTKVKVQDSNDASLTKYAVPAGQRYALAGAAVTGDYYYGGTVDGKGPGSRTLVKGKTTFYPIRYNHRIAWVRVSDVRPVR, from the coding sequence TTGTCCGCCATCGCCGCCGCCCTCGTGGCCGGTTCCACCGGTACGACAGCGTTCGCCACGCCCGACGCGTCCCTGCAGTCGCAGTTCGCGGAGGCCGCCCGGAAGTACCGCGTACCGCAGAGCGTGCTCATGGCGGTCTCGTACCGGCAGACGCTCTGGGAGACCCACGGCGGACAGCCGAGCACCACCGGTGCGTACAACGTCATGGGCCTGACCCGGGTACGGCCGCAGGACATGGAACAACCGAGCGCCGTGGAGCGGCTCGCGGGCTTCGACCGGAGCGGCGATCCGGCCGTCGTGAAGAGGTCCGGCGCCGGGCACGCGCCCGGGAGCGGCCGGGCGGACGTCGACACGGACGATCCGCGGCTGCACACGCTGGAGCGGGCCGCCCGGCTGATCGGCGCTCCGGCGGACTCGCTGCAGAGGGACTCCGCCACGAGCATCCGGGCGGGGGCCGCCCTGCTCGCCGCGTACCAGCGGGAGGCCGGCGGCGCGCTGCCGAAGGACCCGGGCGGCTGGTACCCCGCCGTCGCCCGCTACAGCCAGTCGTCCGACGGCGCCGGCTCCCAGCTCTTCGCGTCGCGCGTCTTCGACTCGATCCGGTCCGGCGAGAGCCGGACCACCGCGGACGGCGAGCGCGTGGTCCTCCCCGCCGACCCCTCGGTGACCCCGGTCGTGGCCGCCACCTCGTACGCGCGCACCACGGCGACCCCGAAGCCCGAGTGCCCGGCCGCCCTGCGCTGCACCTTCGTCCCGGCCGGTTACGCCGCCAACTCGGCCCCCGACGACTACGGGGACTACAACGTCGCCAACCGCCCGGCGGGCGGCGAGGACATCCGCCAGATCGTCATCCACGACACCGAGGGCGGCTACGAGGGCTCCCTCGAACACTTCAAGAACCCGGCCGTCTACGCGTCCACCCACTATCTGATCCGCGCCTCCGACGGCCTGGTCACCCAGATGGTGCGGACGAAGGACGAGGCCTGGCACGCGGCCAACAAGACCGTGAACATGCACTCCATCGGCATCGAGCACGAGGGCTACGCCATCAAGGCGGGCAGCTGGTACACCGAGCCGCAGTACGAGTCCTCGGCCGCCCTGGTGAAGTACCTGGCCGCCCGCTTCTCCGTCCCCCTGGACCGCGAGCACATCATCGGCCACGACGAGGTGCCCGGCGTCCTGGACGGCAGCGTCGCCTCCCAGCACTGGGACCCGGGCCCCTTCTGGGACTGGAACCACTACATGTCCCTGCTCGGCGCCCCCGTCCGGGCCACGTCCAAGGGCGGACCGCCGAAGGCGGGCCAACTGGTCCGCTACGCACCGCCGTTCACCCGCGCCAACCGCCCGAAGCTGACCAACGACGGCGCGCCGGTCGCCGCCCAGCCCGCCAACTTCGGCTACCTCTACACCGCGCCCTCGACCGGCGCGCCCGTCGTCACGGACCCGTACCTCGGCTCGCCGCTCTGGAGCGACGGCGCGAACTGGGCCGACAAGATCGTCGCCGGTGGCGCCTACGTCGTGGCCGAGTCGCGGCCCGGCTGGACCGCCGTCTGGTACGGCGGCCACAAGGCCTGGTTCGCCAACCCCGGCGGCCGGTTCACCGTCCCCGTGAGCACGAGGTCCGTCACCGCGAAAGCGGGCGCGAAGTCGGTCCCGGTCTACGGACGCGCCTACCCGGAGAAGGCCGCGTACGCCGGCACGAAGGTCAAGGTCCAGGACAGCAACGACGCCTCGCTGACGAAGTACGCGGTCCCGGCCGGCCAGCGGTACGCCCTCGCCGGTGCGGCCGTGACCGGCGACTACTACTACGGCGGCACGGTCGACGGAAAGGGCCCCGGCTCCCGCACCCTCGTCAAGGGAAAGACCACGTTCTACCCCATCCGTTACAACCACCGGATCGCGTGGGTCCGGGTGTCCGACGTCCGGCCGGTGCGCTAG
- a CDS encoding anthranilate synthase family protein, producing the protein MIVQKLLGADCPPFALLRRRTPGRDHDTVELLIGDVHEVEHLAEIPDRALALVPFRQIRERGFDVRDDGTPLSVLVPRETYELPLDEVLAELPAHDVRVEGGAFDVDDEEYEGIVRRVVEDEIGRGEGANFVIRRTYTGEIPGFGRADALALFRRLLTGEQGAYWTFVVHTGNQKGTEGTSLEGRRRETGGRTLVGASPEVHVRMSGGTVVMNPISGTFRYPPEGPTAEALLDFLGDRKETEELSMVVDEELKMMCTVGDMGGVVIGPRLKEMSHLAHTEYELRGRSSLDVREVLKETMFAATVTGSPVQNACRVIERHEVGGRGYYAGALALIGRDAGGAQTLDSPILIRTADISAEGRLRVPVGATLVRHSDPAGEVAETHAKAAGVLAALGVRPGRPAGEAERPRLADDPRVRAALDARRADLAPFWLRMQEAAAELTGHALVVDAEDTFTSMLAHLLRGSGLEVTVRRYDEPGLRDAVLAHEGPVVLGPGPGDPADAADPKMRYLRELAADLLREHRGGLLGVCLGHELIAAELGLEIVRKDAPQQGAQELIDFFGRPETVGFYNSFTARCDEQTEAELALHRVELSRYPSSGDIHALRGPGFAGVQFHPESVLTLDGAAITATLLAGVLV; encoded by the coding sequence ATGATCGTCCAGAAGCTCCTCGGCGCCGATTGCCCGCCCTTCGCCCTGCTGCGCCGCCGCACCCCGGGCCGCGACCACGACACCGTGGAGCTGCTGATCGGCGATGTCCACGAGGTCGAGCACCTCGCGGAGATCCCGGACCGCGCGCTCGCCCTCGTACCGTTCCGCCAGATCCGCGAGCGCGGTTTTGACGTGCGCGACGACGGGACGCCGCTGTCCGTGCTGGTCCCGCGGGAGACGTACGAACTGCCCCTCGACGAGGTGCTCGCCGAGCTGCCCGCGCACGACGTGCGGGTCGAGGGCGGCGCCTTCGACGTCGACGACGAGGAGTACGAGGGGATCGTCCGCCGGGTCGTCGAGGACGAGATCGGCCGGGGCGAGGGCGCCAACTTCGTCATCAGGCGTACGTACACCGGGGAGATCCCCGGCTTCGGCAGAGCCGATGCGCTCGCGCTCTTCCGGCGACTGCTGACCGGCGAGCAGGGCGCGTACTGGACCTTCGTCGTGCACACCGGCAATCAGAAAGGGACCGAAGGGACTTCCTTGGAAGGGCGGCGGCGGGAGACGGGAGGGCGGACGCTGGTCGGCGCCAGCCCCGAGGTGCATGTGCGGATGTCCGGCGGGACGGTCGTCATGAACCCCATCAGCGGCACCTTCCGCTACCCGCCCGAGGGGCCGACCGCCGAGGCGCTGCTGGACTTCCTGGGCGACCGCAAGGAGACCGAGGAGCTCTCCATGGTGGTCGACGAGGAGCTCAAGATGATGTGCACGGTGGGCGACATGGGCGGGGTGGTGATCGGGCCGCGGCTCAAGGAGATGTCCCATCTCGCGCACACCGAGTACGAGTTGAGGGGGCGCAGCTCGCTCGATGTGCGCGAGGTGCTGAAGGAGACGATGTTCGCGGCGACCGTCACGGGGTCGCCGGTGCAGAACGCCTGCCGGGTCATCGAGCGCCATGAAGTGGGCGGGCGCGGCTACTACGCGGGCGCGCTGGCGCTGATCGGGCGGGACGCGGGCGGCGCGCAGACCCTGGATTCGCCGATCCTCATCCGTACCGCCGACATCTCCGCCGAGGGCCGGCTGCGCGTCCCGGTCGGGGCGACGCTCGTACGGCACTCGGACCCGGCGGGCGAGGTCGCCGAGACGCACGCGAAGGCGGCCGGTGTGCTGGCCGCGCTGGGGGTACGGCCCGGGCGCCCCGCCGGGGAGGCGGAGCGGCCGCGGCTGGCCGACGACCCCCGGGTGCGGGCGGCGCTGGACGCCCGGCGGGCGGACCTGGCCCCGTTCTGGCTGCGGATGCAGGAGGCGGCGGCCGAGCTGACCGGGCATGCGCTGGTGGTGGACGCGGAGGACACCTTCACCTCGATGCTGGCGCATCTGCTGCGCGGCTCGGGCCTGGAGGTGACCGTACGGCGCTACGACGAGCCCGGGCTGCGGGATGCCGTGCTCGCCCACGAGGGACCCGTGGTGCTCGGTCCGGGACCGGGCGACCCGGCGGACGCGGCCGACCCCAAGATGCGTTACCTGCGGGAGCTGGCGGCCGATCTGCTCCGGGAGCACCGGGGCGGGCTGCTCGGGGTCTGCCTCGGCCATGAGCTGATCGCTGCGGAGCTGGGTCTGGAGATCGTACGGAAGGACGCGCCGCAGCAGGGTGCGCAGGAGCTGATCGACTTCTTCGGGCGGCCGGAGACGGTCGGCTTCTACAACTCCTTCACGGCGCGCTGCGACGAGCAGACCGAGGCCGAACTCGCCCTGCACCGCGTGGAGTTGAGCCGATACCCGTCGAGCGGCGACATCCACGCACTGCGCGGCCCCGGCTTCGCGGGGGTGCAGTTCCACCCGGAGTCGGTGCTGACGCTCGACGGGGCGGCGATCACGGCGACGCTGCTGGCCGGGGTGCTGGTCTAG